The following proteins are co-located in the Bradysia coprophila strain Holo2 chromosome X unlocalized genomic scaffold, BU_Bcop_v1 contig_130, whole genome shotgun sequence genome:
- the LOC119067893 gene encoding uncharacterized protein LOC119067893: protein MVDDECYVARLNELLRQNSIIIQNDYSFTRKYQKCQTEIENAKLVLRTQKSEWNNFTFKLKASSNSIDMLSQKINETDLQIDRVKGDISMLSEKIGRISNDIMTKSCSLSNDDESKLIQRQMGLVLLNTIKYSNEIQAMQIGFDGPPNHTQVKDIYDKQWSQFRTE from the exons ATGGTCGATGACGAATGTTATGTGGCCAGATTGAATGAGCTTCTCAGACAAAACAGCATCATCATTCAAAACGATTATTCGTTCAcgagaaaatatcaaaagtgccAAACAGAGATCG aaaatgcaaaattagTTTTACGTACACAAAAGAGCGAATGgaataatttcacatttaagcTGAAAGCAAGTTCGAATTCCATCGACATGTTATCACAAAAGATCAACGAAACAGACTTACAAATC GACCGTGTGAAAGGAGACATTTCCATGTTAAGCGAAAAAATCGGTCGGATTTCTAATGACATTATGACAAAGTCCTGTTCTCTGTCTAATGATGATGAATCGAAACTTATTCAAAGACA AATGGGTCTAGTGCTACTgaatacaataaaatattccaaTGAAATTCAGGCCATGCAAATTGGATTTGATGGACCTCCTAACCATACGCAAGTGAAAGATATCTATGATAAACAATGGAGCCAATTTCGAACGGAATAG